From the Polaribacter gangjinensis genome, the window GTAGTTTTAAAATTTTAACAAGTGCTGAATATCGTTTTGACATGTTTAGCAAACTTAAAGGCGCATTTTTTGTGGATGCAGGAAACATTTGGGATATTACAGGCTCTGATTTTGTAGATGATGATGCAAAATTCAAAAATCTATCCTCTTTACAAAACATTGCAGTTGGATCAGGATTTGGAACAAGGTTGGATTTTAACTTTCTAATTCTGCGTTTTGACATCGGATTTAAAACCTACGAACCTTATTTAGAAGGCAATAAATGGTTTCGCAACTATAATTTTTCGAATGCTGTGTATAACATCGGAATCAACTATCCATTCTAAAAAATACATCGTTTTCGTTATTTTAAAGTCAATTTTCAATTAAAAAAAGGCATATTTTTAGTACTTTTGAAGAATAATATCAATACATCAAACATGAGTCATACAATAAAACCTGGAGTAGCCACAGGAAAAGAAGTTCAAGCAATATTTCAACTTGCTAAAGAAAAAGGATTTGCAATCCCAGCTGTAAACGTAATTGGTTCTAGTACCATTAATGGCGTTTTAGAAACTGCCAAAGAATTAAATGCACCTGTAATCATTCAATTTTCGAATGGTGGAGCGCAATTTAATGCAGGAAAAGGACTATCAAACGAAAATCAAAAAGCAGCTATTGCTGGCGGAATTGCTGGTGCAAAACACATTCACGAACTAGCTGAAGCTTACGGAGTTACTGTAATTTTACACACAGACCACTGTGCCAAAAACTTATTACCTTGGATTGATGGATTGTTAGATGCATCTGAAAAACATTTTGCAGAAACTGGAAAACCTTTGTACAGTTCCCACATGATTGATTTATCAGAAGAGCCTTTGCACGAAAATATCGAAATTTGCAAAGAATATTTGGCAAGAATGAGCAAAATGGGCATGACTTTAGAAATCGAATTGGGAATTACAGGTGGTGAAGAAGATGGAGTTGACAATTCGGATGTTGATTCTTCAAAATTATATACGCAACCAGAAGAAGTGGCGTATGCTTACGAAGAATTATTAAAAGTTTCTCCACAATTTACTATTGCTGCAGCATTTGGAAATGTACATGGAGTTTACAAACCAGGAAACGTAAAATTGACTCCAAAAATCTTACGTAATTCACAAGAATACATCTCAAAAACCTACAATGTACCTCATAATACAATTGATTTTGTATTTCATGGAGGTTCAGGGTCAACTGTTGAAGAAATCAGAGAAGCTATTGGTTATGGGGTTATCAAAATGAATATTGATACCGATTTACAATTCGCTTACACAG encodes:
- the fbaA gene encoding class II fructose-bisphosphate aldolase; protein product: MSHTIKPGVATGKEVQAIFQLAKEKGFAIPAVNVIGSSTINGVLETAKELNAPVIIQFSNGGAQFNAGKGLSNENQKAAIAGGIAGAKHIHELAEAYGVTVILHTDHCAKNLLPWIDGLLDASEKHFAETGKPLYSSHMIDLSEEPLHENIEICKEYLARMSKMGMTLEIELGITGGEEDGVDNSDVDSSKLYTQPEEVAYAYEELLKVSPQFTIAAAFGNVHGVYKPGNVKLTPKILRNSQEYISKTYNVPHNTIDFVFHGGSGSTVEEIREAIGYGVIKMNIDTDLQFAYTEGIRDYMQKMAPYLASQIGNPEGADQPNKKHYDPRKWLRLGEETFKARLKQAFQDLNNVNTL